Proteins encoded within one genomic window of Gambusia affinis linkage group LG09, SWU_Gaff_1.0, whole genome shotgun sequence:
- the LOC122837444 gene encoding trichohyalin-like produces the protein MSHYSPRFNSGTMGSHWRRGGQQNPPGRFPPAHPNVFHGEIERLNYLLEMERAGRDQKLSHLEAELEETKLQLKKQKALKETFINQAKDAKSELERLEKVHSEVKHMNKKSLQQDFEELKVAHLLSREAFVAEIQAERKKSVALQEQLNQLQTSFEELSSKHEANDALLRKEEARQKIHEERLREEQQLLENLRAEKDQMFQEMSQKIEFLQASEKHLQEELVQLRRSNEELNIKYERDVSTLKQNAERYQEELRDEKDTNTEREKENLQLIKDLRAEKEELSQKLSGEITIRQKREKLMLHEVDQVHGSYEELKCKYEKDIMEIQQQVETYEMKMKQEEIARSHREQKENIIQERKLSAMQQLQKLQQQIKEERKVHLKKREEDKMSLDKLRAEKEELLQNLSEEITILQNREKQNLQELDQVQVSHQELKSKFETEIMNLQLEVETHQQQLKEEIKNHLKKTEKDKELLDTLRAEYAILQENKTTEIKFLQEKERSIQAELDEVNSLYQDLNCRYETDVTAIKHQADQYQQEISFLKNDLETARKDLLLADSLRAQEEDFLQKHLTGSKEMEENSGNQELLVKVSSPEVSSEEKLSGEPLSGCSSESSEETKISSETVLEDLDHPDTKTMKDGKKKKSRISFWKKVRNTLRWKKPTKKQNSEEQQEQA, from the exons atgtctcattatTCACCGAGATTCAACAGTGGGACGATGGGATCCCACTGGAGACGGGGAGGCCAGCAAAACCCCCCAGGCAGGTTCCCTCCTGCACACCCAAATGTCTTCCACGGGGAAATCGAGAGACTCAACTATctcctggaaatggagagagcagGAAGGGACCAAAAACTGTCCCACCTGGAGGCCGAACTGGAAGAAACAAAActccagttaaaaaaacaaaaggctcTCAAAGAAACTTTCATCAACCAGGCCAAAGATGCAAAGAGTGAACTAGAGAGATTAGAGAAG GTTCACAGCGAAGTGAAACACATGAACAAGAAGTCCTTACAACAAGACTTTGAGGAGTTGAAGGTGGCCCACCTCCTCAGCCGGGAAGCTTTTGTAGCTGAAATTCaggctgagagaaagaaaagtgtggCGCTGCAAGAACAACTGAACCAACTCCAGACTTCCTTCGAGGAGCTGAGCTCCAAGCATGAAGCCAACGATGCTCTGCTGAGGAAGGAGGAAGCGAGACAAAAGATTCATGAAGAGAGGCTTCGTGAGGAACAACAACTGCTGGAAAACCTGAGGGCCgaaaaagaccaaatgtttcaggaaatgTCCCAAAAGATCGAGTTCCTGCAAGCCAGTGAGAAACATCTGCAAGAAGAACTGGTTCAGCTCAGACGTTCAAACGAGGAACTGaacattaaatatgaaagagaCGTTTCTACACTAAAGCAAAACGCTGAAAGATATCAGGAGGAACTGAGAGATGAGAAAGACACCAACactgaaagagagaaggagaacctgcagctcatcaaagacctgagagctgagaaggaggagctctCCCAGAAACTGTCAGGAGAAATCACCATCCGGCAGAAGAGGGAGAAGCTGATGCTCCATGAAGTGGATCAAGTTCACGGTTCATACGAGGagctaaaatgtaaatatgaaaaagacaTCATGGAAATACAGCAGCAGGTCGAGACATACGAGATGAAGATGAAGCAGGAGGAAATCGCTCGTTCacacagagaacagaaagaaaatattatccAAGAGAGAAAACTTTCTGCGATGCAACAACTCCAAAAACTTCAACAACAGataaaggaggaaagaaaagttcacctgaagaaaagagaggaggacAAGATGAGTCTGGACAAACTGCgagcagagaaggaggagctcctcCAAAACTTGTCAGAAGAAATCACCATCCTGCAAAACAGGGAGAAGCAGAACCTCCAAGAACTGGATCAGGTTCAGGTTTCACACCAGGAACTAAAATCTaagtttgaaacagaaatcatGAATTTACAGCTTGAGGTTGAAACTCACCAGCAGCAGTTAAAGGAGGAGATAAAAAATCACCTGAAGAAAACGGAGAAGGACAAGGAGCTTCTGGACACTCTGAGAGCTGAATATGCCATCCTCCAGGAAAACAAGACAACTGAGATCAAATTCCTGCAGGAGAAGGAAAGGAGCATCCAGGCTGAGCTGGACGAGGTAAACAGTTTGTACCAGGATCTAAACTGTCGCTATGAAACTGATGTCACTGCAATAAAACACCAAGCAGATCAATACCAGCAGGAGatcagttttctgaaaaatgatcTAGAAACAGCAAGAAAGGATTTACTGCTGGCTGACAGTCTGAGAGCTCAGGAAGAAGATTTCCTCCAGAAACACCTGACAGGTTCcaaagagatggaggaaaactCTGGGAACCAAGAACTCCTGGTTAAAGTGTCCAGTCCAGAGGTTTCTTCTGAGGAGAAACTTTCAGGAGAACCTTTATCTGGTTGTTCCTCTGAATCCTCAGAAGAGACCAAGATCTCCTCAGAAACCGTCCTGGAGGATCTGGACCATCCAGACACCAAAACAATGAAggatggcaaaaagaaaaaatccagaaTTTCATTCTGGAAGAAAGTTCGAAACACTCTGCGGTGGAAGAAGCCgacaaagaaacagaacagtGAAGAACAACAAGAACAAGCCTGA